Below is a genomic region from Maridesulfovibrio ferrireducens.
GAAGGCATCCAGCTGTGCAATGTCGACTTCATCAATAAAAACTTTCCCTTCCGTAGGCTTATCAAGACCTCCGATCATGTTGAAAAGAGTCGATTTTCCTGATCCTGACGGGCCCATAATAGAGAGGTATTCTCCGGCGTAAATTTCGAGATCAACCCCCTTAAGGGCTTGCACATTTACGTTTCCGAGTTTGAAGTTTTTAGTAACTCCGGTAACCCTGACTATGGTATGTGATTCGGGCATTCTGTCTCGCCTTTGTCTTAATTAGTTATCTAAAATCAAATCAAAAATTGTTTATTCTTCAACCCGCATAGCCTCAATGGGACGCATGCGTGCGGCAATCATAGCCGGGTAGAGAACTCCAATCAGGCTTAATCCAAAGCCTACACCTATGGAATAAAGAATTGAAATACCTACTTCTGCGACTGGCAGAAAGGTGATGGCACCCCACCCAAAACTTGTCATTGCCAGCAGGATGGCTATTAAACCTCCGAAGATTGCTCCTAACAATGAACCCACAACTCCTTGCATTGACGCTTCAAGGACAAATAGTCTCAGAACGAAACTATCGAGCGCTCCGAGGCATTTCATGGTGCCGATTTCGCGGAATCTTTCGGTTACAGCCATGAGCTGAGCGTTAATAATACCAACTGTGCAGACCAGAAGTGAAAGAATTACAATCCATCGCTCTTTTGCACTTCCACCGGGCTGATAGCCTGTTTTATCAAGGATTTTAATCAGGTCATGCTGACCGGAGTTGTATATCCCGTTTGAAATATCACTGCCGATGAGAACATATGCGAAAAAGGAAACAGCAAGTATAAGGCTTGTTACTGTCACCATATTTCTTAGAAATCTAGATTTTATACTTTTAAGGCTGATTTCCAGTGATTTATCAAAGGGAAGAACTACCTGAGCAGCAATATCTGTCGGTGAATCAGGATGTTGGAAAGGTATTCGTTTTCGCTGTGACATTTTTTTTGCTCTCTGGTGAACCTGTGTAAATATGCTGTTGCTGCTTAGAGCATAAAAACTATATTTTAATATTTCTATTATATTCAGTTTAAATTTTTGTTAGGGCCATTTTTTAAAATTTCTATTATCATTTCGTACCTTAAACTCCATGAAATGCAAAGCAAAAATGCATTTTTAAGAAGTAGTCACTCATGAATTTTTACTTTGAAAAATGAAAAAATACTGAGTCTGTTACGGCCGCCAGCTAAATATAATTTTAGAAAGAAAAAGAAAGAGGGAGAAATTATTTCGGCAGTATATCTCTTATATCTTGAATTCGAAGCGAAGGCGTTTCGGCTATTTTTGCCAAAAGAAAATCTAAAAATTTAACGGATGTTTTATTCATACGTTGGTGATGCAGCATAAATCCTGCATAATCTGACTGCACTGCATGTTCGATTTGATTCATCAGAGTTTTAATGCCGGCCTTGGGATCTTTTTCTTTGATAGTATGAAGGTCGATATTAATTGGAAGATCGGGCAATCCTTTTGGAGGATACGGGGAGACATTGATACATCTCGAAATTGCAACGAAACCTAATTCTATAAGACAAGTCATGGTTTCAGTCGAGCAGCGATTCCACGGAGGGGTAAATATAGGGCACATACTGCTGCCGAGGAGTTTATTAAGTTTTTGTTTTCCTTTGGTAAGTTCCGCGGTCATTTTATTGTGGTCACGCGATGGCCCGAATTCAAATTTTTTACCGGATTTCTCCTGATTCATATGTCTGTAGCCATGTTGGTGCATGCACCAGAGCGACATGTCAGGCCCGAGTTTTTCAAATAACTTTTGGATTCTGTCTTGATTAACCCATGCAGGTACAACAGCGAGCGCGAGCGGTACTTTCTTGTTCTTGAAAACATCAATCATGGTTGAAAATTGTTTTCCCGGATAACCTATGTCGTCCGCTCTAAAGAAAACATTGCAACCTTTTTCCGGGATAAGCTGCTCCAGTTTTATCCACCAAGATTCAAATGATTCGATTAATTCGGAAATATCATTTTTCCAGATTGAAGAAATAGGGCGGTATGACATTATCTTGTTCCAACCATTCTTATTGCTCGCGCGGATTCAGTTGCGCCTTCCAGATTAATGTTGTGATCTGATGAAGATCGTTCGCAAGTAAGAAGCTCGTTAATTATATTTTTCATTCTGGATATGCTGAGGTCATTATCATTCAGAACCTTGAGAGAAGTATGTTCAGCTAGTTTTTCCGCTCTCATGCGTTGTTCTCTGTTCTGTGCAAACGGGAGCACCGCGCTTGGGATATTTGTAGTAAGTATATCCATACATGTGTTGTATCCAGCCATTGAAATCATGGCATCCGCTCCCGTTAATAAGTCTGTGAAGTCCGGTGCGAATTTTTCTACAGTAATATTAGAGAAATTTAATGAATCAGTTTTTAAAGCGTCATATTTATTCTGATCTAAAAAGGGACCGGTCAGTATTAGCAGTTTTGTTTTTTCAAGACCAAGTTCAGCAAAGCTGTCAAAAACAGCTTTCAGCAAGGAATTGCCGACTTTTCCACCGCCTGCACTGGCTACTAATAAATTTTCGTCACTGCCTATTCCAAGTTTTTTTCTAACTTTAGAGCGTACGTTTTTACGGGGTTTGCGGGCGGCAAATCCTGTGTAAGAATATGGAATGGAAATGTTATTCAGTGATTGGAAGGTTTCATCAAGCTTTGCTATCTGTGGATCAGAGTGAATAAGCAGCATGTCGAAATATTTATTGAGGGTTTCGACGCACCGTTTTTCGTGTTTTCCGCCATCGTCTTTTTCGACAAGAATATCCCGGAGAGAGCAGATTACCTTAACATCTCCGTAGAGTCCGGCTTTAATTGAATCAAGAATGGGAAGAAGTTCA
It encodes:
- a CDS encoding ABC transporter permease, producing MSQRKRIPFQHPDSPTDIAAQVVLPFDKSLEISLKSIKSRFLRNMVTVTSLILAVSFFAYVLIGSDISNGIYNSGQHDLIKILDKTGYQPGGSAKERWIVILSLLVCTVGIINAQLMAVTERFREIGTMKCLGALDSFVLRLFVLEASMQGVVGSLLGAIFGGLIAILLAMTSFGWGAITFLPVAEVGISILYSIGVGFGLSLIGVLYPAMIAARMRPIEAMRVEE
- a CDS encoding glycosyltransferase family protein, which encodes MKIIHYCQHVLGMGHFFRSLEISRALKNEQVIFVAGGTRPEQELPDHVEYFQLPGLCMNENFGGLMPTDEGRLLNEVKEERIEKIKAIFEQERPDVFLIELFPFGRKAFRFELLPILDSIKAGLYGDVKVICSLRDILVEKDDGGKHEKRCVETLNKYFDMLLIHSDPQIAKLDETFQSLNNISIPYSYTGFAARKPRKNVRSKVRKKLGIGSDENLLVASAGGGKVGNSLLKAVFDSFAELGLEKTKLLILTGPFLDQNKYDALKTDSLNFSNITVEKFAPDFTDLLTGADAMISMAGYNTCMDILTTNIPSAVLPFAQNREQRMRAEKLAEHTSLKVLNDNDLSISRMKNIINELLTCERSSSDHNINLEGATESARAIRMVGTR
- a CDS encoding polysaccharide deacetylase family protein, whose amino-acid sequence is MSYRPISSIWKNDISELIESFESWWIKLEQLIPEKGCNVFFRADDIGYPGKQFSTMIDVFKNKKVPLALAVVPAWVNQDRIQKLFEKLGPDMSLWCMHQHGYRHMNQEKSGKKFEFGPSRDHNKMTAELTKGKQKLNKLLGSSMCPIFTPPWNRCSTETMTCLIELGFVAISRCINVSPYPPKGLPDLPINIDLHTIKEKDPKAGIKTLMNQIEHAVQSDYAGFMLHHQRMNKTSVKFLDFLLAKIAETPSLRIQDIRDILPK